In the genome of Epinephelus lanceolatus isolate andai-2023 chromosome 18, ASM4190304v1, whole genome shotgun sequence, one region contains:
- the tfap4 gene encoding transcription factor AP-4 isoform X2, translating into MEYFMVPAQKVPSLQHFRKTEKEVIGGLCSLANIPLTPETARDQERRIRREIANSNERRRMQSINAGFQSLKTLIPHSDGEKLSKAAILQQTAEYIFTLEQEKTRLLQQNSQLKRIIQELSGSSPKRRRAEEKDEGIGSPDILEEEKTEDLRREMIELRQQLEKERSVRMMLEDQLYPEKLKAIAQQVQEHQTQTQSLVHLQQHKQLERDLTPAHSPQVLAPATPPAPTHHATVIVPAPAQPPQPHHVTVVTMGPTSVINTVSTSRQNLDTIVQAIQHIEGTQGKGCTGEEEQRRAVIVTSGRVLSDAAGSDTASNSDGPDDCSLP; encoded by the exons TCTGGCCAACATTCCTCTGACCCCAGAAACAGCCCGAGACCAAGAGAGGCGAATTCGCAGAGAGATTGCCAACAGCAACGAGCGTCGGCGTATGCAGAGCATCAATGCTGGATTCCAGTCACTTAAAACACTCATCCCACACAGCGATGGAGAGAAGCTCAGTAAG GCTGCCATCCTGCAACAGACGGCGGAGTACATTTTCACTTTGGAGCAGGAGAAGACGCGGCTTTTGCAGCAGAACAGTCAGCTCAAACGAATCATACAA GAGCTAAGTGGTTCCTCCCCCAAGAGGAGGCGTGCGGAGGAGAAAGATGAAGGGATCGGCTCACCAGACAtcctggaggaggagaagactgAAGACTTGAGGAGGGAGATGATTGAGTTAAGGCAGCAGCTGGAAAAAGAGCGCTCGGTCAGGATGATGCTGGAAGATCAG TTGTACCCAGAGAAACTGAAGGCAATCGCCCAGCAGGTCCAGGAGCACCAGACCCAGACACAGAGCCTTGTCCATctgcagcagcacaagcagCTGGAGAGGGATCTCACTCCAGCACACAGCCCACAG GTGTTGGCCCCAGCTACCCCCCCTGCACCTACACACCATGCCACAGTCATCGTCCCCGCACCTGCCCAGCCTCCCCAGCCCCATCACGTCACCGTGGTAACCATGGGACCGACATCAGTTATCAACACAGTGTCCACATCTCGACAGAACCTGGACACCATCGTTCAA GCAATCCAGCACATCGAGGGCACCCAGGGGAAGGGCTGTACCGGCGAGGAGGAGCAGCGGAGGGCAGTCATCGTCACTTCAGGCCGTGTCCTCTCCGACGCGGCGGGCTCAGACACGGCCTCAAACAGCGACGGGCCCGACGATTGCTCACTGCCTTGA
- the tfap4 gene encoding transcription factor AP-4 isoform X1: MEYFMVPAQKVPSLQHFRKTEKEVIGGLCSLANIPLTPETARDQERRIRREIANSNERRRMQSINAGFQSLKTLIPHSDGEKLSKAAILQQTAEYIFTLEQEKTRLLQQNSQLKRIIQELSGSSPKRRRAEEKDEGIGSPDILEEEKTEDLRREMIELRQQLEKERSVRMMLEDQMRSLDAQLYPEKLKAIAQQVQEHQTQTQSLVHLQQHKQLERDLTPAHSPQVLAPATPPAPTHHATVIVPAPAQPPQPHHVTVVTMGPTSVINTVSTSRQNLDTIVQAIQHIEGTQGKGCTGEEEQRRAVIVTSGRVLSDAAGSDTASNSDGPDDCSLP; the protein is encoded by the exons TCTGGCCAACATTCCTCTGACCCCAGAAACAGCCCGAGACCAAGAGAGGCGAATTCGCAGAGAGATTGCCAACAGCAACGAGCGTCGGCGTATGCAGAGCATCAATGCTGGATTCCAGTCACTTAAAACACTCATCCCACACAGCGATGGAGAGAAGCTCAGTAAG GCTGCCATCCTGCAACAGACGGCGGAGTACATTTTCACTTTGGAGCAGGAGAAGACGCGGCTTTTGCAGCAGAACAGTCAGCTCAAACGAATCATACAA GAGCTAAGTGGTTCCTCCCCCAAGAGGAGGCGTGCGGAGGAGAAAGATGAAGGGATCGGCTCACCAGACAtcctggaggaggagaagactgAAGACTTGAGGAGGGAGATGATTGAGTTAAGGCAGCAGCTGGAAAAAGAGCGCTCGGTCAGGATGATGCTGGAAGATCAG ATGCGTTCCCTGGATGCTCAGTTGTACCCAGAGAAACTGAAGGCAATCGCCCAGCAGGTCCAGGAGCACCAGACCCAGACACAGAGCCTTGTCCATctgcagcagcacaagcagCTGGAGAGGGATCTCACTCCAGCACACAGCCCACAG GTGTTGGCCCCAGCTACCCCCCCTGCACCTACACACCATGCCACAGTCATCGTCCCCGCACCTGCCCAGCCTCCCCAGCCCCATCACGTCACCGTGGTAACCATGGGACCGACATCAGTTATCAACACAGTGTCCACATCTCGACAGAACCTGGACACCATCGTTCAA GCAATCCAGCACATCGAGGGCACCCAGGGGAAGGGCTGTACCGGCGAGGAGGAGCAGCGGAGGGCAGTCATCGTCACTTCAGGCCGTGTCCTCTCCGACGCGGCGGGCTCAGACACGGCCTCAAACAGCGACGGGCCCGACGATTGCTCACTGCCTTGA